In Fundidesulfovibrio magnetotacticus, the following are encoded in one genomic region:
- a CDS encoding methyltransferase domain-containing protein gives MRPDLLAFLRCPEDGSTLDLLPVEYSQDREPGDVAFGLLRSAGARRFYPVLAGVPVMLPGSVPPELLERASLEGADREACRACLSAPGEGFSFSGEWREFFDRGVTRTWGWLTSERLSMALLEAGVDEAFFPGKTVLDAGCGHGLLTGGFASLGAVTVGLDYSESLFAAEARRRSPDVHFVRGSVLAPPLAAEAFDLVYSSGVLHHTPDTREAFRRIAALARPGGLLYVFLYRWTLEPLPLAYNAVTEALRLVVSRLPERWQRRAVGAFTALAAPALRLAGDYQKRSRDEFFVSVYDSITPRHARRHTPTELACWFFENGYGPAALTHWDNHNGFGMAARRDHQERTPGVNYGQERSGRRRWR, from the coding sequence GTGCGCCCTGACCTGCTCGCCTTCCTGCGCTGCCCCGAGGACGGTTCGACCCTGGACCTCCTGCCCGTGGAATATTCCCAAGACAGGGAGCCCGGCGACGTGGCCTTCGGCCTGCTGCGTTCAGCCGGGGCCAGACGCTTCTATCCCGTGCTGGCGGGCGTGCCGGTGATGCTCCCGGGCAGCGTGCCCCCGGAGCTCCTGGAGCGCGCCTCCCTGGAGGGGGCGGACCGCGAAGCATGCCGGGCCTGCCTGAGCGCCCCGGGCGAGGGCTTCTCCTTCTCGGGCGAGTGGCGCGAATTCTTCGATCGCGGCGTCACGCGCACGTGGGGCTGGCTCACCTCGGAGCGGCTCTCCATGGCCCTCCTGGAGGCCGGCGTGGACGAGGCCTTCTTCCCGGGCAAGACCGTGCTGGACGCCGGATGCGGCCACGGCCTGCTCACTGGGGGCTTCGCCTCCCTGGGCGCGGTGACCGTGGGGCTCGACTACTCCGAATCGCTCTTCGCGGCCGAGGCGCGCAGGCGCTCGCCCGACGTGCACTTCGTGCGCGGCAGCGTGCTGGCCCCGCCCCTGGCCGCCGAGGCCTTCGATCTGGTCTATTCGAGCGGCGTGCTCCACCACACCCCGGACACCCGCGAGGCCTTCCGGCGCATCGCCGCCCTGGCCCGGCCCGGAGGGCTGCTCTACGTCTTCCTCTACCGCTGGACCCTGGAGCCCCTGCCCTTGGCCTACAACGCGGTCACCGAGGCCCTGCGCCTGGTGGTCAGCCGCCTGCCCGAGCGCTGGCAGCGCCGCGCCGTGGGGGCCTTCACGGCCCTGGCGGCCCCGGCCCTCAGGCTGGCGGGAGACTACCAGAAGCGCAGCCGCGACGAGTTCTTCGTGAGCGTCTACGATTCCATCACCCCCCGTCACGCCCGGCGTCACACGCCCACGGAGCTGGCCTGCTGGTTCTTCGAGAACGGCTACGGACCGGCGGCGCTCACCCACTGGGACAACCACAACGGCTTCGGCATGGCCGCCCGGCGCGACCACCAGGAGCGCACCCCGGGGGTCAACTACGGCCAGGAGCGCTCGGGGCGTCGTCGCTGGCGGTAG
- a CDS encoding DegT/DnrJ/EryC1/StrS family aminotransferase: protein MIPFVDLKEQFRRLEARIRERMDAVLAHGKYISGPEVAELEEKLAAYAGTKACVGVASGTDALLLPLMAMGVGPGDAVFTTPFTFIATAEVVSLLGATPVFVDIDPRTFNIDPDALERAVTALKAGDAKAHPLPAKAREGLVPKAVIAVDLFGLPADYPRLNAVAKAHGLTVIEDAAQGLGGELDGRKACSLALVGATSFFPAKPLGCYGDGGAVFTDDAELAKVFKSLRVHGAGTDKYDNVRIGVNARLDTLQAAILLAKLEAFPAEVELRQAAAARYDAALAGTGVTTPHIPGGYRSAWAQYTVLTERREALQAALKEAGAPTAVYYPRPLHLQTAFARLGHKPGDFPVSEKASAQVLSLPMGPYLTPEDQDIVCAVVRKAAS from the coding sequence ATGATCCCCTTCGTCGACCTCAAGGAACAGTTCCGGCGTCTCGAAGCCCGCATCCGCGAGCGCATGGACGCCGTCCTGGCCCACGGCAAATACATCTCCGGCCCCGAAGTGGCCGAACTGGAAGAAAAACTGGCCGCCTACGCGGGGACCAAGGCCTGCGTGGGCGTGGCCTCGGGCACCGACGCCCTGCTTCTGCCCCTCATGGCCATGGGCGTGGGTCCCGGCGACGCCGTGTTCACCACCCCCTTCACCTTCATCGCCACCGCCGAGGTGGTGAGCCTGCTCGGGGCCACCCCGGTCTTCGTGGACATCGATCCGCGCACCTTCAACATCGACCCCGACGCCCTGGAGCGCGCCGTAACGGCCCTCAAGGCCGGCGACGCCAAGGCCCACCCCCTGCCCGCGAAGGCCCGCGAAGGCCTCGTTCCCAAGGCCGTCATCGCGGTGGACCTCTTCGGCCTGCCCGCCGACTACCCCCGCCTCAACGCCGTGGCCAAGGCCCACGGCCTGACCGTCATCGAGGACGCGGCCCAGGGCCTGGGCGGCGAACTGGACGGACGCAAGGCCTGCTCCCTGGCCCTCGTGGGGGCCACCAGCTTCTTCCCGGCCAAGCCCCTGGGCTGCTACGGCGACGGCGGGGCCGTGTTCACCGACGACGCGGAACTGGCCAAGGTCTTCAAGTCCCTGCGCGTGCACGGCGCGGGCACGGACAAGTACGACAACGTGCGCATCGGCGTGAACGCCAGGCTGGACACCCTCCAGGCCGCCATCCTGCTGGCCAAGCTGGAAGCCTTCCCCGCCGAGGTGGAGCTGCGCCAGGCCGCGGCCGCGCGCTACGACGCCGCCCTGGCCGGAACCGGCGTGACCACCCCCCACATTCCCGGGGGGTACAGGAGCGCCTGGGCACAGTACACCGTCCTCACGGAGCGCCGCGAGGCCCTGCAGGCCGCCCTGAAGGAAGCGGGCGCGCCCACGGCCGTCTACTACCCGCGCCCCCTGCACCTCCAGACGGCCTTCGCCCGCCTGGGCCACAAGCCGGGCGACTTCCCCGTCTCCGAGAAGGCCAGCGCCCAGGTGCTCAGCCTGCCCATGGGGCCGTATCTCACGCCGGAAGACCAGGACATCGTCTGCGCCGTCGTGCGCAAGGCCGCGAGCTGA
- a CDS encoding N-acetyl sugar amidotransferase gives MNAAVPAAVTMPSAAPVAPEGLRVCSRCVYDTTIPEIVFDDEGVCQFCRIHEEMERQYPAGPEAQRRLEQLVDRVKAQGKGKDYDCIVGVSGGVDSTYTLYQAVKLGLRPLAVHFDNGWNSEVAVRNIENSVSRLNVDLHTHVVDWEDFKKLQISFLKASVSDAEIPTDMAIHAVLHQMADAEGVKHILIGHSFRTEGIVPKTWTYFEGSYIRGVHKRFSGSSRTSVPVLSLPGLFYYMALKRIKVSPLLNYFDYDKKKAGELLAREVGWEDYGGHHHESLYTKFFQSYLLPFKFGIDKRKLSFSARIRSGTMVRAEALRILREEPYPLNMDIVEYTMEKLGLSMADFEAIMAAPRRSFQDYPTLYPYMRALKTPITLGFKLGLVPKILYYKYIY, from the coding sequence TTGAACGCCGCCGTTCCCGCCGCCGTCACGATGCCCTCCGCCGCTCCGGTTGCCCCGGAGGGGCTCAGGGTCTGTTCCCGCTGCGTCTACGACACCACCATCCCCGAGATCGTCTTCGACGACGAGGGCGTCTGCCAGTTCTGCCGCATCCACGAGGAAATGGAACGCCAGTACCCCGCCGGGCCAGAGGCCCAGCGCCGCCTGGAGCAGCTGGTGGACCGCGTGAAGGCCCAGGGCAAAGGCAAGGATTACGACTGCATCGTGGGCGTCTCCGGCGGCGTGGACAGCACCTACACCCTCTATCAGGCCGTGAAGCTGGGCCTGCGCCCCCTGGCCGTGCACTTCGACAACGGCTGGAACTCCGAAGTGGCGGTACGCAACATCGAGAACTCGGTGAGCCGCCTCAACGTGGACCTGCACACCCACGTGGTGGACTGGGAAGACTTCAAGAAGCTTCAGATATCCTTCCTGAAGGCCTCGGTCTCCGACGCGGAGATCCCCACGGACATGGCCATCCACGCCGTGCTCCACCAGATGGCGGACGCCGAGGGCGTGAAGCACATCCTCATCGGCCACTCCTTCCGCACCGAGGGCATCGTCCCCAAGACGTGGACCTACTTCGAGGGCTCCTACATTCGCGGCGTGCACAAGCGCTTTTCGGGCTCGTCGCGCACGAGCGTGCCGGTGCTCTCCCTGCCCGGGCTCTTCTACTACATGGCCCTCAAGCGCATCAAAGTCTCCCCGCTGCTCAACTACTTCGACTACGACAAGAAGAAGGCCGGGGAACTCCTCGCCCGCGAGGTGGGCTGGGAAGACTACGGCGGCCACCACCACGAGTCGCTCTACACCAAGTTCTTCCAGTCCTACCTGCTGCCCTTCAAGTTCGGCATCGACAAGCGCAAGCTCTCCTTCTCCGCGCGCATCCGCTCCGGGACCATGGTGCGCGCCGAGGCCCTGCGCATCCTGCGCGAGGAGCCCTACCCGCTGAACATGGACATCGTGGAGTACACCATGGAGAAACTGGGCCTCTCCATGGCAGACTTCGAGGCCATCATGGCCGCGCCGCGCCGTTCGTTCCAGGACTACCCCACGCTCTACCCCTACATGCGCGCCCTGAAGACGCCCATCACCCTGGGCTTCAAGCTGGGGCTGGTGCCCAAAATCCTGTACTACAAGTACATCTACTAG
- the hisH gene encoding imidazole glycerol phosphate synthase subunit HisH, giving the protein MVVIVNYGLGNLRSVLMKFHRLKIEARISDSPEDVARADKLVLPGVGSFGAGMKNLRERGLVEALRHAVLARGVPILGICLGMQLFTERSEEGEGAGLGFIQGATRRFDFSRTPEKLRIPHIGWNKVERRGDSVLFTDIDPALRYYFVHSYAVFPDRPADVAAWCDYGQRFAAAVEQGNVRGVQFHPEKSHHHGLQMLKNFAECA; this is encoded by the coding sequence ATGGTGGTCATCGTCAACTACGGACTCGGCAACCTGCGCTCGGTGCTCATGAAGTTCCACCGGCTCAAGATCGAGGCCCGCATCAGCGACTCCCCCGAGGACGTGGCCCGGGCCGACAAGCTCGTGCTGCCGGGCGTGGGCTCCTTCGGCGCGGGCATGAAGAACCTGCGCGAGCGCGGCCTGGTGGAGGCCCTGCGCCACGCCGTGCTGGCCCGGGGCGTGCCCATCCTGGGCATCTGCCTGGGCATGCAGCTCTTCACCGAACGCAGCGAGGAGGGCGAAGGAGCGGGCCTGGGCTTCATCCAGGGCGCGACCCGACGCTTCGACTTCTCCCGGACTCCCGAGAAGCTGCGCATCCCCCACATCGGCTGGAACAAGGTGGAGCGCCGGGGCGACTCCGTGCTTTTCACGGACATCGACCCCGCCCTGCGCTACTACTTCGTGCACTCCTACGCCGTCTTCCCCGACCGCCCCGCCGACGTGGCCGCCTGGTGCGACTACGGGCAGCGCTTCGCCGCCGCCGTGGAGCAGGGCAACGTGCGCGGCGTGCAGTTCCACCCCGAAAAGAGCCACCACCACGGGCTGCAGATGCTCAAGAACTTCGCGGAGTGCGCCTGA
- a CDS encoding AglZ/HisF2 family acetamidino modification protein: MLLARVIPVLLLSGRGLVKGERFSGHRYLGDPINTVKIFDAKEVDELIILDIDATREHRLPPLELVQQVADQCLMPFGVGGGIRSVEDARRILEAGAEKVCLNTHALENPDLVSAIARDFGCQSVCVSLDVKKNWFGKPEVRTRCGSKAVSKDPVETARRMEQAGAGEIMVHCVDRDGTMQGYDIPLIQSVARAVEIPVIAAGGAGTVQDLRQAIAEGGASAAAAGAMFVFHGRRRAVLVSYPSKEELREIRGE; this comes from the coding sequence ATGCTCCTCGCGCGCGTCATCCCCGTGCTGCTGCTCTCCGGGCGCGGCCTCGTCAAGGGCGAGCGCTTCTCCGGCCACCGCTACCTTGGCGACCCCATCAACACCGTGAAAATCTTCGACGCCAAGGAAGTGGACGAGCTGATCATCCTGGACATCGACGCCACGCGCGAACACCGCCTGCCTCCCCTGGAACTGGTGCAGCAGGTGGCCGACCAGTGCCTCATGCCCTTCGGCGTGGGCGGCGGCATCCGGAGCGTCGAGGACGCCCGGCGCATCCTGGAGGCCGGGGCCGAGAAGGTCTGCCTGAACACCCACGCCCTGGAAAACCCGGACCTCGTCTCCGCCATCGCCCGCGACTTCGGCTGCCAGTCGGTGTGCGTGAGCCTGGACGTGAAGAAGAACTGGTTCGGCAAGCCCGAGGTGCGCACGCGCTGCGGCTCCAAGGCCGTCTCCAAGGACCCCGTGGAGACCGCCCGGCGCATGGAGCAGGCGGGCGCGGGCGAGATCATGGTTCACTGCGTGGACCGCGACGGCACCATGCAGGGCTACGACATCCCCCTGATCCAGAGCGTGGCCCGCGCCGTGGAGATCCCCGTCATCGCGGCCGGAGGCGCCGGAACGGTCCAGGACCTCCGGCAGGCCATTGCCGAGGGCGGGGCCTCGGCGGCGGCGGCCGGGGCGATGTTCGTCTTCCACGGCAGACGCCGCGCCGTGCTCGTGAGCTACCCCTCGAAAGAGGAGCTGCGGGAGATCAGGGGCGAATGA
- the asnB gene encoding asparagine synthase (glutamine-hydrolyzing) produces the protein MCGISGAFNPRGLPPEHEALVARFGRAMRHRGPDDEGLFSDGVCALGHRRLAIIDLSRDGRQPFVSPDGRHQMVFNGEIFNYIELRQELAGLGWAFRTRTDTEVLLAAFLHWGPDCLRRLNGMFAFAVYDSRDSSLFLARDRMGVKPLYYARQDETLFFASETKALLEIPGLSRSVDQQALFDFLVFNRTDVHDETFLESVRRIPKGCRATADASGLRTDAWWDPRDYLGKGTETDPKRAALAVEELFVSAARLRMRSDVPVGSCLSGGLDSSVLTGVLFERLEAPRGYPCFTAAYPGHPVDETGFVDALNRRFPFASLRTFPTGAKALADLHDFVRANDEPTTGPSFYAQYEVMRLARQHGVTVLLDGQGGDESFAGYQYFHGFNLYGLLRRLKLGRFTRELWHVLTRRQHLSAVQTLAFQALPGPVRKALLHKASPLVDRGFFEAHIEKSRIYREFFAVKGLNESLCAHFRFKLEHLLRMEDRNSMAFSLEARVPYLDYRLVEYCLGLPEELKIDRGETKLLQKRALGRYTIPEILGRKDKLGFATPAEQWMAEPGWRALTARSFEDVRRLFPGVIDPAARPPAGAEAAWKTCQLAAWRGIFAP, from the coding sequence ATGTGCGGCATAAGCGGCGCGTTCAATCCCCGCGGGCTGCCCCCGGAGCACGAAGCCCTGGTGGCCCGCTTCGGCCGGGCCATGCGACATCGCGGCCCCGACGACGAGGGCCTGTTCTCCGACGGCGTCTGCGCCCTGGGCCACCGCCGCCTGGCCATCATCGACCTCTCCCGCGACGGACGCCAGCCCTTCGTCTCCCCGGACGGCCGCCACCAGATGGTCTTCAACGGCGAAATCTTCAACTACATCGAACTGCGCCAGGAGCTTGCCGGACTTGGCTGGGCCTTCCGCACCCGCACCGACACCGAGGTGCTCCTGGCGGCCTTCCTCCACTGGGGGCCGGACTGCCTGCGCCGCCTCAACGGCATGTTCGCCTTCGCCGTCTACGACAGCCGGGACAGCTCGCTCTTCCTGGCCCGCGACCGCATGGGCGTCAAACCCCTCTACTACGCCCGCCAGGACGAAACGCTCTTCTTCGCCTCCGAGACCAAGGCCCTCCTGGAAATCCCCGGGCTCTCCCGGAGCGTGGACCAGCAGGCCCTCTTCGACTTCCTGGTCTTCAACCGCACCGACGTGCACGACGAAACCTTCCTGGAGTCCGTCCGGCGCATCCCCAAGGGCTGCCGCGCCACGGCCGACGCCTCGGGATTGCGGACCGACGCATGGTGGGACCCGCGCGACTACCTGGGCAAGGGAACCGAAACCGACCCGAAGCGCGCCGCCCTCGCCGTGGAGGAACTTTTCGTCTCGGCGGCGCGGCTCAGGATGCGCTCCGACGTGCCCGTGGGCTCGTGCCTCTCGGGCGGGCTGGACTCCTCCGTGCTCACGGGCGTGCTCTTCGAGCGCCTGGAAGCACCCCGGGGCTACCCCTGCTTCACCGCCGCCTACCCAGGCCACCCCGTGGACGAGACCGGCTTCGTGGACGCCCTCAACCGGCGCTTCCCCTTCGCGAGCCTGCGCACCTTCCCCACCGGCGCCAAGGCTCTGGCGGACCTCCACGACTTCGTGCGGGCCAACGACGAGCCCACCACCGGCCCCTCCTTTTACGCCCAGTACGAGGTGATGCGCCTGGCCCGCCAGCACGGCGTCACCGTGCTCCTGGACGGCCAGGGCGGCGACGAGAGTTTCGCGGGCTACCAGTATTTCCACGGCTTCAACCTCTACGGGCTGCTCAGACGCCTGAAGCTCGGCCGCTTCACCCGGGAGCTGTGGCACGTGCTCACGCGCCGCCAGCACCTCTCCGCCGTGCAGACCCTGGCCTTCCAGGCCCTGCCCGGCCCCGTGCGCAAGGCCCTCCTCCACAAGGCCAGCCCCCTGGTGGACCGGGGCTTCTTCGAAGCCCACATCGAGAAGAGCCGCATCTACCGGGAATTCTTCGCGGTCAAAGGCCTCAACGAGAGCCTCTGCGCCCACTTCCGCTTCAAGCTCGAACACCTCCTGCGCATGGAGGACCGCAACTCCATGGCCTTCTCCCTGGAGGCCCGCGTGCCCTACCTGGACTACCGTCTGGTGGAATACTGCCTGGGCCTGCCCGAGGAGCTGAAAATCGACCGGGGCGAGACCAAGCTCCTTCAGAAGCGCGCCTTGGGCCGCTACACCATCCCGGAGATCCTGGGCCGCAAGGACAAGCTGGGCTTCGCCACCCCGGCCGAACAGTGGATGGCCGAGCCCGGCTGGCGCGCCCTCACGGCGCGCAGCTTCGAGGATGTCCGCCGCCTCTTCCCCGGCGTGATCGACCCCGCCGCCCGGCCACCGGCCGGGGCCGAGGCCGCCTGGAAGACCTGCCAGCTGGCCGCCTGGCGCGGGATCTTCGCGCCGTGA
- a CDS encoding DUF354 domain-containing protein, whose amino-acid sequence MNILVDLGHPGHVHFFRNPAAIWRERGHRVLYTSRDMPIVARLLAAQGDTALVIGRRRPGAAGLALELARRTLALVPLLVRERVDACAAIGGALTAPAARLAGRPCVVFDDTDTAGLENRVSHPLASVIATPQGYPRDLGSKQVRYPGLHELSYMHPARFAPDPAAPARYGLDPGAGYAVVRFSSWEAGHDLTARTASLETKLELVRLLQGRGRVLVVPEGNPPEELRPLAPAIAPEDFHHILAFARHVVTEGATTASEACILGVPALYMNPSRPFYIFELARAGLLDAGLPGQDDLPALLRAQLERFADPATGRELARAFTSGRADVALFAADLVEGAARRA is encoded by the coding sequence ATGAACATCCTGGTGGACCTGGGCCATCCCGGCCACGTGCATTTTTTCAGGAACCCCGCAGCCATCTGGCGGGAACGCGGCCACCGCGTGCTCTACACCTCCCGGGACATGCCCATCGTGGCCCGGCTCCTGGCCGCCCAGGGCGACACGGCCCTGGTGATCGGGCGCAGGCGTCCCGGCGCGGCGGGGCTGGCCCTGGAGCTGGCCCGGCGCACCCTGGCCCTGGTGCCGCTGCTCGTTCGGGAGAGGGTGGACGCATGCGCGGCCATCGGCGGCGCGCTCACCGCCCCGGCCGCCCGGCTGGCGGGGCGGCCCTGCGTGGTCTTCGACGACACGGACACCGCTGGCCTGGAGAACCGTGTGAGCCACCCCCTGGCCAGCGTGATCGCCACGCCCCAGGGCTACCCGCGCGACCTGGGCTCCAAACAGGTGCGCTACCCGGGCCTGCACGAACTCTCCTACATGCACCCGGCGCGCTTCGCGCCCGATCCGGCCGCGCCCGCCCGCTACGGGCTCGACCCCGGCGCGGGCTACGCGGTGGTGCGCTTCTCCTCCTGGGAGGCCGGGCACGACCTCACGGCCCGCACGGCCAGCCTGGAGACCAAGCTCGAACTCGTGCGCCTGCTGCAGGGGCGCGGCCGCGTGCTCGTGGTGCCCGAGGGCAACCCGCCCGAAGAACTGCGCCCCCTGGCCCCGGCCATCGCGCCCGAGGACTTCCACCACATCCTGGCCTTCGCGCGCCACGTGGTCACGGAAGGGGCCACCACCGCCTCGGAGGCCTGCATCCTGGGCGTGCCCGCGCTCTACATGAACCCCTCGCGCCCCTTCTACATCTTCGAGCTGGCCCGCGCCGGACTCCTGGACGCGGGCCTGCCCGGCCAGGACGACCTGCCCGCCCTGCTCCGCGCCCAGCTGGAGCGCTTCGCCGACCCGGCAACGGGACGGGAACTGGCCCGGGCCTTCACGTCCGGACGCGCCGACGTGGCCCTCTTCGCCGCCGACCTGGTGGAGGGCGCGGCGCGACGCGCCTGA